DNA from Macadamia integrifolia cultivar HAES 741 chromosome 12, SCU_Mint_v3, whole genome shotgun sequence:
GCAGAGTCTGACTCAACCCACACTTCTCTCGCACCATATCTCTTTGCCATGATCAGACCTTCCAAAACTGCTTCAAACTCAGCCTCGAAGATTTTTTTAATGCCTAAGTAAATACTAAATGAGTTGCAAATCTGACCTCTTTGTTCCGAGCAATACCACCAGCACCTGCCCTTCCTGGGTTCCCGAGAGGGCTCCCGTCGACATTGATTTTAAACCAATTTGGGTGGGGTTTGCACCAATGCACTTCCAGAGGCGGAATAAACTTAGGGGCCTCTATATGTAACCCCAATTTCCTGCAATATGAGAAATCGTTGATGCTCTTCACTTCACCCTTCAAACTACCCAAACAAAGACTAAGCTcatggaaaataaattaaaaaatatgtgCATCGGATCGAGCCTTGTCCTCATGGCTTCTTTTATAtctctcccaccaaatattaGCTGCAATTATTGAGAAGCTCATAAGCCATGGATATTTTAAGTTCAAGATTCTTGCCTTGGACTTCCACCATTTTATCAAACCTTTTATAGATTGATGAATCGGCcaagaaatcccaaaacaaGGACAAAACCTTTCCCATATGCAAGTCGAGTATGGACAGTGAATAAAGACATGGTCAATGCCATCATCATCTTGGTTGCAGAGGAAGCATCTCGATGCCATCATAATGCCTTTAGCTTTAATCAACTCGTCCGTTGGGAGTTTCCTATGAGCAAGCCGCCATCCTAGGGTAGAGTACCGTGGGGGAAGCCCTTTCCTCCAAATCAAGGAGAACCAAGGAacttttggggatttttctctaatttcatcCCATGAAGAAGCCATAGAAAAATTCCCCATCGGAGATAATTTCCAGGCGCAGAAATCCTCCATCTGAGCATGGCAAATAGCTATCTCCTTGATagatttaaaaatattatttagaagATCCGACTGCACTATAGGGAAGTTCCATTAACCATCCTGGATAAACTCACACACTTTGGCATTAGAGTTAGGGGGGGAAAGGTCCCTAGTCTGGATCTCCTCCATCAGAGATTTAGGTCCctaccatttatccttccaaaagTTTGTCAAATTGCCATTGCCAATGACCCACCTCTCGTTCTCTAACACAAAGTCCCATGACTTCCAAATCCCCAAGGCAATTGATGACAGCTTGCTTCCTTTGGAAAATTTACCATCCTTCTTAATAAATCATGCATGAAGGAAAGAGCTATCATTCGATTTCCCATGTTTTATTCTCCAAACCATTTTACATAGCATAGCTTTATTCAAGTCTCTTAGCTTCCTAATCCCTAGGCCCCCTTCTTCTTTGGGCTTGCACAGAGTATTCCACTTCACTGTAATTGCTCTCGTGCTGTCCACCTCCCctatccatataaagtttcgCATCCATCTCTCTATAGTAGCTAGAAGAGATGAAGGCCACCAGTATACCGCAAAGTTGTGAGTAGGGATGCTAGAGATCACAGATCTGACTAGCTCTGTTCATCCCGCCATTGAAAGAAGCTTACCCTTCCACCATGCAAGGCGCTTCTTCAGATTGTCCATCACAGGCATGAGAGCGTTCTTTTTTAACCGACCCTTAAAGATTTCAACCCctaaatattttgtagggaagctACATCTCTAAATTCCCAAAATATTAGAGATACTCTGCCTCCTTGCTGGACCAATCTTGCCGACGCAGAGCTTACTTTTGTCAAGATTGATGTATTGACCtgaaaattcttgatattttgtcaaatttttttttagattgtttACGTATCTCAGGGAAGCATTGGTGAATATAAAGATATCATCTGCAAACAAGATGTGCCCTGGGGTTTCAGCACCTCTTGGGCCCTGGATTGGCTTTAGTTGGTTCGACTGGATTAGCCCCTTCAACCCCCGAGATAGGACTTCTTCTGCGATTATAAACAGCATCGGTGAAATCGGATCACCTTGTCTCAGGCCTCATTCCACATTAAAAAAACTTTGCGGTCCTCCATTAACTAGAATTGATATCTTAGAAGATATTAGAATTTGGTTGAGCCATCCGATCCATCTCTCAGAGAAATCGAATCTATGcagaacataaaaaataaacgtCCAGTCAATTGTGTCATAGGCTTTTCTGATGTCGATTTTTATGCCGATACCCCCTCCTCTGTTGGAAGAGAACATCAAGTTCGCAAGCTCTGAAGCAACCATAATATTGTCATGAATAATCTTTCCTTTTTGGAAAGCGCCTTGCTCATCAGATATTAATCTGCGAAGAAGAGGCTCCAACATCAATGCCATCACCTTTGTAATAATTTTACAGAAGAAGTTTCCCATGCATAGGGGTCGGAAGTTTCCTAGGTTATCTGCCCCATCTACCTTAGGGATCAGCACAAGGAAATTATTGTTCACACCCTGCAGCATGCAGCTTGAGCTGAAAAAATATCTGACCGCGTTGCTCACTTCTTTTTTCACAATTTGCCAGCATCTTCTGAAGAAAGCCCCAGGGAAGCCGTCAGGACCTGGCAAGCTGTTCGGATCAAGCTTCCACACAACCCTTTTGATCTCTGCATCGCCAGGAAAGGCATCTATGTGGTAATGATTAGCTTGGTTTAGGATCAAGGGAATATTGTCCAGTAATTTCTCATGCTGAACCGTCGGGGTTGCTTTGTGAAAATTCTCATAGAAGTCAGCTATGTAGTTCCCTATTTGGATGGGATCATCAACCACAGAGCCGTCTTGCTTCTTAATTGATCTGATTGCGTTCTTATTCCTCCTCATTTTGGTAGAAAGGTGAAAGAATTTGGAGTTTCTGTCACCAAATTTCAGCCATCTAATCCTTGCTTTTTCAGTCCacattttttcatgattttccatgACTTTAATCAGGGTAGTCTTAGCCTCGGTCTCCAAGGCATACAACTAATCATCCATACCTTCTCTATCAATCTACACCTGAATCTGCTCTAGATCCCTTTTTGCCTGTTCCAGCGCCCTATCTAGGTGAGGAAAAGCAGACCTTGCCCAATCTCTGATCACACCCTTAAGCCTTTTAAGCTTATTGACAAGAACATAGATAGGACCTCCCGAAATCCATTCCGACCAAGAATCCGCCACCACTCTATCGAAGTTGTCGTGATCCATCTAGAATCGGTGAAATCTATATGGGAAATTCTGAGGCCTATGACTAGATTCAGACATAAGAAGCAATGGGGCATGATCGGAACCAATGCGTTGAAGAACATGTTGGGAAAATTCCTGAAAACTATCAAGCCATTCTTCGTTACAAAAACTTCTGTCCAGAACCGAACAAACATTTCCACGGCATCAATTGTTTGTCCAAGTGAATTTTCTGCCAATTGAGGGAACCTGAGACATGGAGCAAGCATcaaccatggctccaaattcTGCTGCAGAGCTTAGACTAAAGTTCCTTGTGCCTCGTTTTTCATGAGAGTGGAGAGTGGTGTTGAAATCACCCATCATCGCCCACGGGGTAGGAACCAAAGGGGAATTAGCCGCCAAAAGTGTCCATAAGGATCTTCTCTTTGCTCTGAACCAGCTGGCATGCACAAATGTCACCTGGATTCGATTGGCCCCCCAAGTCATGGAGACAGTTATGTGTTGCTCCGAATTAGAGACAACCACGGGCGCTCTCAAATTGCGCTTCCATAGAATCCACAAGTTAGAGACTCTACTTGCTCTATGATTAGAGATAACATCGCTataaaatcccaatttattaaaaaataaattcggGAAATCACTCACAGAGATCATCGGCTCTGCAATACACAGGAGGTCTGGGTCCTTCTTATTTATAATGTCCCTCAAGACACGTTTACCGAACGCCTTTTGcatccctctaatattccaaaataggATCTTCATAAAATCACATATGGAGCACAGTCTCACGATCAGACCTTGACGCCTGCCCCGTCACTGCGGTTGTCTTCCCTTTTCTACTTTCTCCCTCTGCCCTGCATATGGCATTATCCAGTTCCACAATCACTTGGTGTTGAATGATCATCTTGCCTCCTAAATATTGAGAGGATGCCATGCTAGAGACCACATGAACCTCCTCACCACAGTTCTGAGTTCTCCCACTCTTGCCGCTTCTACCTTGGGCTCTTCCTCCACGACCAGCAGTATACGACACTCTATTCTTGCGAGGTTGTAATTTACGCTGTAACTTCTCACTCCCCACATTTTCTGGCACGCCTACCATGATCGACACTGTAGCCTTATGCATATTTTCTTCCTCAGAGGCTTGCGATTccttctcagaggaagagaaaTCAGATTCAGTTGGGTCTGATCCATATTCATATCCACCTTCACCAAGTGGGTTATCCACCATAACCGGGTCATCAGTATTACCAGTAGGGACGTGAGATATTGGAAGTAATATCTCCAAATCACCTTGATTCAATCTATTCAGTTGACCTTCCAAAATAGGAGGGGAATCTCCCATTGGAGGATTTCCATTGTTTATggtattttcctttaaaaaagggGCGAAATATTTCCTTCCAAATTAGTCCTTCCAATGTCACTGGAAGCATCTAGATTTTCCGCCGGTGAGAGCCTCCCACCCTCTGTCCGACCAACACTGCCTTGGTTTAGATTCGCATCTACATCTCCCTTTAATCCTTCATCGGACCTCTCCTTGCTTTTTTTCTCCATGCATTGGGTGATAGAGTGACCCAGTTTTTTGCAAAACGAGCATCTTCCAATGTTGTCTTCGTACAAGATTCTCTGCTTAAACCAGAATAGAGTGTTCGTCCTCGGTTGCCTTCTCTCCACCTAGATCTCCTCCACACGAGAGCCCCCTAGTTCCACTTCTACGAGGATATGCGCATAGCTACCCATAGTGGTGTTCCTCGTCCTACGGTCTATCTCCACAGGGCGTCTTGATGCCTTGGCCATTGATAGTAAAATTcgctcatgccaatattccatagGCAGTTCAGGATAGCGAATCCACACCAATTTAATTTGGGTATGATCATCGTGAATACTAAATTCTAGGCACCATTGCTGAAAACGAATGACCCATCCCTTCACCTTAACTGGGCCTTGTTTCCACATTGAGGACATGTCCCCTTCGATTTCAAATCGGAGAAAAATAAATCCTTTCCCCAAGGGAGCAATATTTACTCTACCTTTCAGATTCCAGGCTTCCTTGGCAGCACTTCGCACATCATTCATCAAAATAAATCGAAAATTGACTCTTCCGATCAGCGCAAAGTTGAAACTTTGCAGCTTCTCCTCATATGCTTCCTGAGGGATAACTACCTTACTGAGGGGCCCTGCATGAATCGGATCTGGCCAACTTTTTAGGCATTAATCTGAAGAAAATTCGCTAAACAGATGGGTCTGAATTGGCCAACTTTTTaggcattttttattttaggtattAAAGtcagaaaattattattaacCTCTTTTGTAATCACCCCTTCCttgaaaaaatcaattaaaacatGACATACCTTAGGGCCAACAATATCCTAGCAGGAACAATAGAAGGTACCTAGGAACCCATCTGGGCTAGGTGCACTAGAAGGATCAAGATAAAAAATCATTGCTCGAATTTCTTCAGCAGATGGAATAACAGTGAGGACCTCATTATCTTATTCATTGAGCATCCTTGGAATCACAGATAAAAGATTGGCATTTTTATCAGTGACCCCTCGTTTATGAAACATCTGAAAGTGACTAACCATACGTTGGTTGACACCGTCAGAATACTATCATCCTCCGTCTCAAGCTTTCAAATCAGATTCCTGCCTCTCTTGATCTTGGCTGAGGTGTAAAAGAACTTAGAGCAACGATTACCCTCTTTTGGCCATCACATTCTCTCCCTCTCAGCCCACAATTTCCCTTGAAGCACAACTGCATTGTCAAAAGTTTCCCTCGCTGCAAGTTCCTGTTCAAAAGAAGAATCATCTAGCCCATTCTCCTCAATGCTCCTTTGAACCGAATCTAAAGCCGCCTTTGAAGTCTCAAGTTCTAAATCAATATGTGGGAAAACCAATCTAGCCCATGACTTCAAAGGActtttttttagcttttgagCAACAATAAACATAGGAGTTCCTCTGACTGGCACCTCCCATATTTCTTTGACGATTCTCTTAAAATCTTCATGATCTACCTAAAACCTCTACAATCTGAATGGAATGTTAGAAGCCCGAGACACCTCATTACGATCAACTACAATAGGGGAATGATCAGAGTAACTCCGCTTCAAAACATACTGAGAAGTAAAAGGGAAACATTGCAACCATTCTTCATTGCAGATACTACGGTTAAGCACCGCATTGACATTACCAATAGCCCTATTTTTAGACCACATGAAATTGAGGCTAGAAGTCGTGATAGGGAGGAGCCTAGCTGAGTCAAGAAAAGTTGTAAAGTCCTCTGCAGATCCTTGATTCAATCGACCAGAGTCCCGTTTCTCATGAGAAAATAAGTAAGCATTAAAATCACCATAACTATCCAAGGCAGCAACGTACCTGAGATCGAGCATAAATCATACCATGCCCAACGCCTATCAACCCTGAAGCACTTTGCATGAAAAGAGGAACATAGACAAAAGACAAGACATATACTCGAGTTAAAAGATATTATCATTTTGAGAAATGTCTAAATGATCTTGTGAGAATCACTGTACTCAATTGGTTCAACACCTAGCTTGTAAGAAGtcttattgttgttttttgtGGGCTTGTTGAATCTTATAGTTGTACTATGTCTACAGAAGGAAGAAATTCTTGGCCGATGCTTTGAGTACTCAATCCGAGGGACTGAGTAACTACACCTTTATGTTATTGACCctgtattgaaaaaaaaaaaaaaaaatctataaataaaaaaaatggta
Protein-coding regions in this window:
- the LOC122094749 gene encoding uncharacterized protein LOC122094749, which codes for MRRNKNAIRSIKKQDGSVVDDPIQIGNYIADFYENFHKATPTVQHEKLLDNIPLILNQANHYHIDAFPGDAEIKRVVWKLDPNSLPGPDGFPGAFFRRCWQIVKKEVSNAVRYFFSSSCMLQGVNNNFLVLIPKVDGADNLGNFRPLCMGNFFCKIITKVMALMLEPLLRRLISDEQGAFQKGKIIHDNIMVASELANLMFSSNRGGGIGIKIDIRKAYDTIDWTFIFYVLHRFDFSERWIGWLNQILISSKISILVNGGPQSFFNVE